A genomic segment from Mus musculus strain C57BL/6J chromosome 13, GRCm38.p6 C57BL/6J encodes:
- the Fam169a gene encoding soluble lamin-associated protein of 75 kDa isoform X3 → MERNEIPFLCHSSTDYAKILWKKGEAVGFYSVKPTGSLCASFLTQNYQLPVLDTMFIRKKYRGKDLGLHMLEDFVDSFTEDALGLRYPLSSLMYTASKQYFEKYPGDHELLWEVEGVGHWHQRVPVTRALQREAIKATDVSQYEATRPVSGEYGLAAVPEHEPGLDDTQSSELQIHSLKDAFASTSEGPEKTPVSTRTRSSHLKRPKIGKHFQDSEFSSSQGEDENVAKTSPTASVNKIEYAARTSESSEEFLEEEPEQGVIDFEDESGDKDAQPALETQPRLQKQDGDKDSALEPVNGEVMDAALKPSLTTEDEDSTSEGLEEDLKVPPFNSSGEPGNPVPLVAESSKVPEATLAKTSPDTDSEMLIDQSPSDDKGHTEENLSPVSKKKTLLGSSDNVATVSNIEKSDGNFPNSVVPEFPEEPVSQNLSPNTTSSVEDQGEEGAPEAQEPSATQSSLIEVELEDAPFPQNAGQKSQSEEQSEASSEHLEQFTQSAEKAVDSSSEEIEVEVPVVDRRNLRRKAKGHKGPGKKKAKLT, encoded by the exons GAAGCTTATGTGCCTCATTTCTTACTCAGAATTACCAACTGCCAGTTCTTGATACAATGTTTATAAGGAAGAAATACAGAGGAAAAGATTTGGGGCTTCATATGCTGGAAGATTTTGTTGATTCCTTTACAGAAGATGCACTTGGCTTACGGTACCCACTGTCTTCTCTCATGTACACAG CTTCCAAGCAATACTTTGAAAAGTATCCAGGAGATCATGAACTTCTTTGGGAAGTTGAAGGTGTGGGTCATTGGCATCAGCGAGTACCAGTCACCCGAGCATTGCAGAGAGAGGCTATTAAAGCTACAG ATGTTTCTCAATATGAAGCCACAAGACCTGTGTCTGGAGAATATGGTCTTGCTGCTGTACCAGAACATGAACCTGGACTGGACGACACTCAGTCTAGTGAGCTGCAG ATCCATTCCCTAAAAGATGCCTTTGCTAGCACTTCTGAAG gtCCAGAAAAGACTCCTGTTTCCACGCGTACTCGGAGCAGCCATCTAAAGCGGCCAAAGATTGGGAAGCATTTTCAGGATTCTGAGTTTAGTAGTTCTCAAGGTGAAGATGAAAACGTTGCCAAGACTTCACCTACGGCTTCAGTAAACAA aATAGAGTATGCTGCACGAACATCAGAGAGCTCAGAAGAATTCCTTGAAGAAGAGCCTGAGCAGGGAGTGATTGACTTTGAGGATGAAAGCGGTGATAAAGATGCACAGCCTGCTCTGGAAACTCAGCCACGCCTGCAGAAACAAGATGGGGACAAG GACTCTGCGTTAGAGCCTGTGAATGGGGAGGTAATGGATGCTGCCCTCAAGCCCTCTCTTACAACTGAAGACGAGGACTCCACCAGTGAGGGTCTTGAAGAAGACTTAAAGGTTCCACCTTTTAATTCCAGCGGAGAACCTGGAAATCCTGTTCCACTAGTAGCAGAGTCTTCAAAAGTGCCCGAGGCCACATTAGCTAAG ACCTCACCTGATACTGACTCAGAAATGTTGATCGATCAAAGCCCATCTGATGATAAAGGACATACTGAAGAAAATCTGTCCccagtttcaaaaaagaaaacacttttggGGAGCTCAGACAATGTTGCCACTGTATCAAATATAGAAAAGTCTGATGGTAATTTTCCCAATTCTGTGGTACCAGAATTTCCCGAAGAACCAGTCTCTCAGAATTTATCACCCAACACTACTTCCTCAGTGGAAGACCAGGGTGAGGAGGGAGCACCTGAGGCCCAGGAACCATCGGCTACTCAGAGTTCTCTGATAGAGGTAGAACTTGAAGACGCGCCATTTCCACAGAATGCAGGACAGAAGAGCCAGTCAGAGGAACAGTCTGAAGCGTCCTCTGAGCACCTGGAACAGTTTACACAGTCAGCAGAGAAAGCTGTGGATAGCAGCTCAGAGGAGATTGAAGTGGAAGTTCCTGTAGTAGACAGGCGCAATCTGAGAAGAAAGGCCAAAGGGCATAAGGGCCCTggcaagaagaaagccaagctgACCTGA
- the Fam169a gene encoding soluble lamin-associated protein of 75 kDa isoform X4 — translation MFIRKKYRGKDLGLHMLEDFVDSFTEDALGLRYPLSSLMYTASKQYFEKYPGDHELLWEVEGVGHWHQRVPVTRALQREAIKATDVSQYEATRPVSGEYGLAAVPEHEPGLDDTQSSELQIHSLKDAFASTSEGPEKTPVSTRTRSSHLKRPKIGKHFQDSEFSSSQGEDENVAKTSPTASVNKIEYAARTSESSEEFLEEEPEQGVIDFEDESGDKDAQPALETQPRLQKQDGDKDSALEPVNGEVMDAALKPSLTTEDEDSTSEGLEEDLKVPPFNSSGEPGNPVPLVAESSKVPEATLAKTSPDTDSEMLIDQSPSDDKGHTEENLSPVSKKKTLLGSSDNVATVSNIEKSDGNFPNSVVPEFPEEPVSQNLSPNTTSSVEDQGEEGAPEAQEPSATQSSLIEVELEDAPFPQNAGQKSQSEEQSEASSEHLEQFTQSAEKAVDSSSEEIEVEVPVVDRRNLRRKAKGHKGPGKKKAKLT, via the exons ATGTTTATAAGGAAGAAATACAGAGGAAAAGATTTGGGGCTTCATATGCTGGAAGATTTTGTTGATTCCTTTACAGAAGATGCACTTGGCTTACGGTACCCACTGTCTTCTCTCATGTACACAG CTTCCAAGCAATACTTTGAAAAGTATCCAGGAGATCATGAACTTCTTTGGGAAGTTGAAGGTGTGGGTCATTGGCATCAGCGAGTACCAGTCACCCGAGCATTGCAGAGAGAGGCTATTAAAGCTACAG ATGTTTCTCAATATGAAGCCACAAGACCTGTGTCTGGAGAATATGGTCTTGCTGCTGTACCAGAACATGAACCTGGACTGGACGACACTCAGTCTAGTGAGCTGCAG ATCCATTCCCTAAAAGATGCCTTTGCTAGCACTTCTGAAG gtCCAGAAAAGACTCCTGTTTCCACGCGTACTCGGAGCAGCCATCTAAAGCGGCCAAAGATTGGGAAGCATTTTCAGGATTCTGAGTTTAGTAGTTCTCAAGGTGAAGATGAAAACGTTGCCAAGACTTCACCTACGGCTTCAGTAAACAA aATAGAGTATGCTGCACGAACATCAGAGAGCTCAGAAGAATTCCTTGAAGAAGAGCCTGAGCAGGGAGTGATTGACTTTGAGGATGAAAGCGGTGATAAAGATGCACAGCCTGCTCTGGAAACTCAGCCACGCCTGCAGAAACAAGATGGGGACAAG GACTCTGCGTTAGAGCCTGTGAATGGGGAGGTAATGGATGCTGCCCTCAAGCCCTCTCTTACAACTGAAGACGAGGACTCCACCAGTGAGGGTCTTGAAGAAGACTTAAAGGTTCCACCTTTTAATTCCAGCGGAGAACCTGGAAATCCTGTTCCACTAGTAGCAGAGTCTTCAAAAGTGCCCGAGGCCACATTAGCTAAG ACCTCACCTGATACTGACTCAGAAATGTTGATCGATCAAAGCCCATCTGATGATAAAGGACATACTGAAGAAAATCTGTCCccagtttcaaaaaagaaaacacttttggGGAGCTCAGACAATGTTGCCACTGTATCAAATATAGAAAAGTCTGATGGTAATTTTCCCAATTCTGTGGTACCAGAATTTCCCGAAGAACCAGTCTCTCAGAATTTATCACCCAACACTACTTCCTCAGTGGAAGACCAGGGTGAGGAGGGAGCACCTGAGGCCCAGGAACCATCGGCTACTCAGAGTTCTCTGATAGAGGTAGAACTTGAAGACGCGCCATTTCCACAGAATGCAGGACAGAAGAGCCAGTCAGAGGAACAGTCTGAAGCGTCCTCTGAGCACCTGGAACAGTTTACACAGTCAGCAGAGAAAGCTGTGGATAGCAGCTCAGAGGAGATTGAAGTGGAAGTTCCTGTAGTAGACAGGCGCAATCTGAGAAGAAAGGCCAAAGGGCATAAGGGCCCTggcaagaagaaagccaagctgACCTGA
- the Fam169a gene encoding soluble lamin-associated protein of 75 kDa isoform X2 yields MFSIGLFIESRKWREMRSHSCAIAVLTMLRFCGRKERPLGFIQLSLQNYQLPVLDTMFIRKKYRGKDLGLHMLEDFVDSFTEDALGLRYPLSSLMYTASKQYFEKYPGDHELLWEVEGVGHWHQRVPVTRALQREAIKATDVSQYEATRPVSGEYGLAAVPEHEPGLDDTQSSELQIHSLKDAFASTSEGPEKTPVSTRTRSSHLKRPKIGKHFQDSEFSSSQGEDENVAKTSPTASVNKIEYAARTSESSEEFLEEEPEQGVIDFEDESGDKDAQPALETQPRLQKQDGDKDSALEPVNGEVMDAALKPSLTTEDEDSTSEGLEEDLKVPPFNSSGEPGNPVPLVAESSKVPEATLAKTSPDTDSEMLIDQSPSDDKGHTEENLSPVSKKKTLLGSSDNVATVSNIEKSDGNFPNSVVPEFPEEPVSQNLSPNTTSSVEDQGEEGAPEAQEPSATQSSLIEVELEDAPFPQNAGQKSQSEEQSEASSEHLEQFTQSAEKAVDSSSEEIEVEVPVVDRRNLRRKAKGHKGPGKKKAKLT; encoded by the exons AATTACCAACTGCCAGTTCTTGATACAATGTTTATAAGGAAGAAATACAGAGGAAAAGATTTGGGGCTTCATATGCTGGAAGATTTTGTTGATTCCTTTACAGAAGATGCACTTGGCTTACGGTACCCACTGTCTTCTCTCATGTACACAG CTTCCAAGCAATACTTTGAAAAGTATCCAGGAGATCATGAACTTCTTTGGGAAGTTGAAGGTGTGGGTCATTGGCATCAGCGAGTACCAGTCACCCGAGCATTGCAGAGAGAGGCTATTAAAGCTACAG ATGTTTCTCAATATGAAGCCACAAGACCTGTGTCTGGAGAATATGGTCTTGCTGCTGTACCAGAACATGAACCTGGACTGGACGACACTCAGTCTAGTGAGCTGCAG ATCCATTCCCTAAAAGATGCCTTTGCTAGCACTTCTGAAG gtCCAGAAAAGACTCCTGTTTCCACGCGTACTCGGAGCAGCCATCTAAAGCGGCCAAAGATTGGGAAGCATTTTCAGGATTCTGAGTTTAGTAGTTCTCAAGGTGAAGATGAAAACGTTGCCAAGACTTCACCTACGGCTTCAGTAAACAA aATAGAGTATGCTGCACGAACATCAGAGAGCTCAGAAGAATTCCTTGAAGAAGAGCCTGAGCAGGGAGTGATTGACTTTGAGGATGAAAGCGGTGATAAAGATGCACAGCCTGCTCTGGAAACTCAGCCACGCCTGCAGAAACAAGATGGGGACAAG GACTCTGCGTTAGAGCCTGTGAATGGGGAGGTAATGGATGCTGCCCTCAAGCCCTCTCTTACAACTGAAGACGAGGACTCCACCAGTGAGGGTCTTGAAGAAGACTTAAAGGTTCCACCTTTTAATTCCAGCGGAGAACCTGGAAATCCTGTTCCACTAGTAGCAGAGTCTTCAAAAGTGCCCGAGGCCACATTAGCTAAG ACCTCACCTGATACTGACTCAGAAATGTTGATCGATCAAAGCCCATCTGATGATAAAGGACATACTGAAGAAAATCTGTCCccagtttcaaaaaagaaaacacttttggGGAGCTCAGACAATGTTGCCACTGTATCAAATATAGAAAAGTCTGATGGTAATTTTCCCAATTCTGTGGTACCAGAATTTCCCGAAGAACCAGTCTCTCAGAATTTATCACCCAACACTACTTCCTCAGTGGAAGACCAGGGTGAGGAGGGAGCACCTGAGGCCCAGGAACCATCGGCTACTCAGAGTTCTCTGATAGAGGTAGAACTTGAAGACGCGCCATTTCCACAGAATGCAGGACAGAAGAGCCAGTCAGAGGAACAGTCTGAAGCGTCCTCTGAGCACCTGGAACAGTTTACACAGTCAGCAGAGAAAGCTGTGGATAGCAGCTCAGAGGAGATTGAAGTGGAAGTTCCTGTAGTAGACAGGCGCAATCTGAGAAGAAAGGCCAAAGGGCATAAGGGCCCTggcaagaagaaagccaagctgACCTGA